In Ochotona princeps isolate mOchPri1 chromosome 22, mOchPri1.hap1, whole genome shotgun sequence, the following are encoded in one genomic region:
- the TP53TG5 gene encoding TP53-target gene 5 protein isoform X1, whose product MSPPAKKKPQNTVVFKTQDEKLQDKIRQPINKVIKRTRLKMVLRNLSLLKILKSSNHRILELHNLAKKCWNSLLQVPTILRITSRGNNVQELQLAKCLEENPESKKLESMAEYQQTRPQEGEPQVASEMKNTEKGSCAGVTCKEQQVEPEVLRPSRGHDVDPGAWEKQQPSGVPQAPSDQTYQHRGPREETRQLGTADPGTWFEGLPTRIHLPGPRVMCRASTLRWVKRCCTRFCSASLEHPMGHLHKV is encoded by the exons ATGAGTCCACCAGCAAAGAAGAAGCCCCAGAATACAGTAGTTTTCAAG ACACAAGATGAGAAACTGCAGGACAAGATAAGACAGCCCATTAACAAAGTAATTAAGCGGACCCGACTTAAAATG GTGTTAAGAAACCTTTCGCTTCTGAAGATACTCAAGAGCTCAAACCACCGAATCCTAGAACTGCATAACCTGGCTAAGAAGTGTTGGAATTCACTACTCCAAGTCCCCACGATCCTCCGTATCACCTCCAG GGGCAACAACGTCCAAGAGCTCCAGTTGGCTAAGTGCCTTGAGGAGAATCCAGAGTCCAAGAAATTAGAGTCCATGGCAGAATACCAGCAGACCAGGCCCCAGGAAGGCGAGCCCCAGGTGGCATCTGAGATGAAGAACACAGAGAAGGGGTCGTGTGCAGGGGTCACATGcaaggagcagcaggtggagccCGAGGTCCTGAGGCCATCCAGGGGACACGAcgtggatcctggtgcttgggaGAAACAGCAACCCTCTGGGGTTCCCCAAGCCCCCTCCGACCAGACTTACCAGCACAGGGGTCCCAGGGAGGAGACAAGGCAGCTGGGCACAGCTGACCCGGGCACCTGGTTTGAGGGGCTGCCCACCCGAATCCACCTGCCGGGGCCCCGGGTTATGTGCAGAGCCTCCACGCTGCGCTGGGTCAAACGCTGCTGCACTCGCTTCTGCTCAGCATCACTTGAGCACCCCATGGGCCATCTACACAAG GTGTGA
- the TP53TG5 gene encoding TP53-target gene 5 protein isoform X2, producing MVLRNLSLLKILKSSNHRILELHNLAKKCWNSLLQVPTILRITSRGNNVQELQLAKCLEENPESKKLESMAEYQQTRPQEGEPQVASEMKNTEKGSCAGVTCKEQQVEPEVLRPSRGHDVDPGAWEKQQPSGVPQAPSDQTYQHRGPREETRQLGTADPGTWFEGLPTRIHLPGPRVMCRASTLRWVKRCCTRFCSASLEHPMGHLHKV from the exons ATG GTGTTAAGAAACCTTTCGCTTCTGAAGATACTCAAGAGCTCAAACCACCGAATCCTAGAACTGCATAACCTGGCTAAGAAGTGTTGGAATTCACTACTCCAAGTCCCCACGATCCTCCGTATCACCTCCAG GGGCAACAACGTCCAAGAGCTCCAGTTGGCTAAGTGCCTTGAGGAGAATCCAGAGTCCAAGAAATTAGAGTCCATGGCAGAATACCAGCAGACCAGGCCCCAGGAAGGCGAGCCCCAGGTGGCATCTGAGATGAAGAACACAGAGAAGGGGTCGTGTGCAGGGGTCACATGcaaggagcagcaggtggagccCGAGGTCCTGAGGCCATCCAGGGGACACGAcgtggatcctggtgcttgggaGAAACAGCAACCCTCTGGGGTTCCCCAAGCCCCCTCCGACCAGACTTACCAGCACAGGGGTCCCAGGGAGGAGACAAGGCAGCTGGGCACAGCTGACCCGGGCACCTGGTTTGAGGGGCTGCCCACCCGAATCCACCTGCCGGGGCCCCGGGTTATGTGCAGAGCCTCCACGCTGCGCTGGGTCAAACGCTGCTGCACTCGCTTCTGCTCAGCATCACTTGAGCACCCCATGGGCCATCTACACAAG GTGTGA
- the SYS1 gene encoding protein SYS1 homolog isoform X1: MAGQFRSYVWDPLLILSQMVLMQTVYYGSLGLWLALVDALVRSSPSLDQMFDAEILGFSTPPGRLSMMSFVLNALTCALGLLYFIRRGKQCLDFTVTVHFFHLLGCWFYSSRFPSALSWWLVQAVCIALMAVIGEYLCMRTELKEIPLNSAPKSNV, from the exons ATGGCGGGCCAGTTCCGCAGCTACGTGTGGGACCCGTTGCTGATCCTGTCGCAGATGGTCCTGATGCAGACCGTCTATTACGGCTCGCTGGGCCTGTGGCTGGCGCTGGTGGACGCACTGGTGCGGAGCAGCCCGTCGCTGGACCAGATGTTCGACGCGGAG ATCCTCGGCTTTTCCACCCCTCCAGGCCGGCTCTCCATGATGTCGTTCGTCCTGAATGCTCTCACCTG TGCCCTGGGCTTGCTGTACTTCATCCGGCGAGGGAAGCAGTGTCTGGATTTCACGGTCACTGTCcatttcttccacctgctgggctgctggtTCTACAGCTCCCGGTTCCCCTCGGCGCTGAGCTggtggctggtccaggctgtgtgCATCGCGCTCATGGCTGTCATCGGGGAATACCTGTGCATGAGGACGGAGCTCAAGGAGATACCCCTCAACTCAGCCCCGAAGTCCAACGTGTAG
- the SYS1 gene encoding protein SYS1 homolog isoform X2 has translation MAGQFRSYVWDPLLILSQMVLMQTVYYGSLGLWLALVDALVRSSPSLDQMFDAEILGFSTPPGRLSMMSFVLNALTWFLQASDTVPPASPLPPWLVTALQCS, from the exons ATGGCGGGCCAGTTCCGCAGCTACGTGTGGGACCCGTTGCTGATCCTGTCGCAGATGGTCCTGATGCAGACCGTCTATTACGGCTCGCTGGGCCTGTGGCTGGCGCTGGTGGACGCACTGGTGCGGAGCAGCCCGTCGCTGGACCAGATGTTCGACGCGGAG ATCCTCGGCTTTTCCACCCCTCCAGGCCGGCTCTCCATGATGTCGTTCGTCCTGAATGCTCTCACCTG GTTCCTCCAGGCATCTGATACTGTACCACCTGCTTCACCTTTACCTCCCTGGCTTGTGACCGCACTGCAATGTTCCTAA
- the SYS1 gene encoding protein SYS1 homolog isoform X3, producing the protein MAGQFRSYVWDPLLILSQMVLMQTVYYGSLGLWLALVDALVRSSPSLDQMFDAEILGFSTPPGRLSMMSFVLNALTWS; encoded by the exons ATGGCGGGCCAGTTCCGCAGCTACGTGTGGGACCCGTTGCTGATCCTGTCGCAGATGGTCCTGATGCAGACCGTCTATTACGGCTCGCTGGGCCTGTGGCTGGCGCTGGTGGACGCACTGGTGCGGAGCAGCCCGTCGCTGGACCAGATGTTCGACGCGGAG ATCCTCGGCTTTTCCACCCCTCCAGGCCGGCTCTCCATGATGTCGTTCGTCCTGAATGCTCTCACCTG